From Myxocyprinus asiaticus isolate MX2 ecotype Aquarium Trade chromosome 49, UBuf_Myxa_2, whole genome shotgun sequence, a single genomic window includes:
- the LOC127438062 gene encoding carboxypeptidase N subunit 2 has translation MHLLLVLPFVLEVQSRSMNLNFTCDCTCHTELKTANCSSSNYTHLPTFLPPFTEQLDLSFNHLKAIKSRAFQNTRRIRILLLNDNVISVLSKGAFSLLESLLRLDLSRNRISSLSEGFSLGLGSLRELSLAENRLTILENSCFVHLDILQRLNLSHNGVKTIKMRAFGSMSTLRQVQLDWNNITILKNGIFSMLRNLEVLNLRHNQINCLDVGVLSPLISLALLDLTNNNLSSIQFKTFLSLNTYSTHIMLHGNPWKCDCDLQRVFRKLCNVKRLFLDDYDNLTCSNLDEIHGYYTMGLDTELCIAEMVTVLVITITVVITVVAAIVMAEKKRKNKNKEKHWTEVSEYSCASQD, from the coding sequence ATGCATCTGCTGTTGGTTCTTCCGTTTGTTCTAGAGGTTCAGTCGAGGTCCATGAACCTCAACTTCACCTGCGACTGCACCTGCCATACTGAGCTCAAAACCGCTAACTGCTCCAGCAGCAATTACACACACCTGCCCACGTTCCTTCCACCATTCACAGAACAACTAGACCTGTCCTTCAACCACCTGAAAGCCATCAAGTCCAGAGCATTCCAGAATACCCGAAGAATTCGCATCTTACTTCTAAATGACAATGTGATTAGTGTGCTATCCAAAGGGGCGTTCTCGCTACTGGAGAGTTTGTTGAGACTGGATTTGAGCCGAAACCGAATCTCATCCCTGAGTGAAGGATTTTCATTGGGTCTTGGTTCCCTTCGAGAGCTCTCATTGGCTGAGAACAGATTGACCATCTTGGAGAATAGCTGTTTTGTCCATTTGGACATTTTGCAAAGACTCAACCTGAGTCATAACGGTGTTAAGACAATAAAGATGAGGGCGTTTGGCTCCATGAGTACCCTCCGCCAGGTACAACTCGACTGGAACAATATAACTATTCTGAAAAACGGGATCTTCTCTATGCTACGGAATCTTGAAGTTCTGAATTTAAGACACAACCAGATTAACTGCTTGGACGTTGGAGTACTTTCGCCTTTGATTAGCCTTGCCCTACTGGATCTCACCAACAACAACCTGTCCTCGATTCAATTTAAGACCTTCTTGAGTCTCAACACCTATAGCACGCACATAATGCTTCATGGAAACCCATGGAAGTGTGATTGTGACCTGCAAAGAGTGTTCCGAAAGCTTTGTAACGTCAAACGGCTGTTCCTGGACGACTACGACAATCTCACCTGCTCGAATTTGGATGAAATTCATGGTTACTACACAATGGGTTTAGATACCGAGCTCTGTATCGCAGAAATGGTGACCGTCCTTGTCATTACAATAACGGTGGTTATCACTGTCGTGGCAGCCATCGTTATGGCGGAGAAGAAACGAAAGAATAAGAATAAAGAAAAGCACTGGACAGAGGTCAGCGAGTACTCGTGTGCATCGCAGGATTAA
- the LOC127438061 gene encoding LOW QUALITY PROTEIN: inositol polyphosphate 1-phosphatase-like (The sequence of the model RefSeq protein was modified relative to this genomic sequence to represent the inferred CDS: substituted 2 bases at 2 genomic stop codons), translated as MSDLLLTLVWVSEKAANIARAYHQEETLFGXLIQKKXDVERNNVFVADFKTLADVLGQEVIKHDFIKKIQVRVFEDQEDTARLLRKVLGGNMRVAEALAVAVHQDVTITDLQTDAIYIPLQGLGVWVDPIDGSVSIFEAFGAALSTSAAPSRMRSKSCGH; from the exons ATGTCAGATCTACTGTTGACACTGGTCTGGGTTTCGGAGAAAGCAGCGAACATCGCCCGAGCCTATCATCAGGAGGAAACTCTCTTCGGCTAGCTCATCCAGAAGAAATAGGATGTGGAGAGGAATAATGTGTTCGTGGCTGACTTTAAAACCCTGGCAGATGTGCTCGGACAGGAGGTCATCAAACATGACTTTATAAAAAAg ATTCAGGTCAGGGTGTTTGAAGATCAGGAGGACACAGCCAGACTGCTCAGAAAAGTTTTAGGAGGGAACATGAGGGTAGCAGAAGCTCTGGCTGTAGCAGTTCATCAGGATGTGACCATCACAGACTTGCAGACTGACGCAATATATATCCCTCTACAGGGCCTGGGGGTGTGGGTGGACCCCATAG ATGGATCGGTCAGTATTTTTGAGGCATTTGGAGCGGCCCTTTCAACCTCAGCAGCTCCCAGCAGGATGAGGTCTAAAAGTTGCGGTCACTAG